In Henckelia pumila isolate YLH828 unplaced genomic scaffold, ASM3356847v2 CTG_80:::fragment_1, whole genome shotgun sequence, one genomic interval encodes:
- the LOC140873614 gene encoding E3 ubiquitin ligase PARAQUAT TOLERANCE 3-like: MAVHYKFKSAKDYDSVVIDGNFIAVGNLKEKIFELKHLGRGTDFDLVVTNAQTNEEYLDEGTLIPKNTSVLIRRVPGRPRNPIITAPVAEQEEAKVENYSDDLQTVKNNFGGAAQSSIKYAEDLDWDEFGNDLYAIPETVPAQLNNTVQNHPPPVSKEDEDSKIKALIDTPALDWQRQPADGFGSGRGFGRGMGVRMMGGRGFGRGGLEKKIPPQGYICHRCKVPGHFIQHCPTNGDPNYDIKRVKPPTGIPKSMLMATPDGSYALPSGAVAVLKPNEAAFEKQIEGMPSLRTVGDFPPELHCPLCKEVMKDAVLTSKCCFKSFCDKCIRDHIISKSSCICGATNILADDLLPNQTLRDTINRILESNNSSAEDGGPAFQVQDMESRNPQAKVPSPNQSAASRGEQVPASHHQKEESPKIVDLVVEDKAVNTPPAVQIQEKGKSQKVPDVSEATHDSKSVKETTLPANAQLADEEVQQKLVLVEAGKKKKKKKIQMPPSAAEMQWRTAQDLAPDNYMMPLGPSTFNPYWNGIQPGFDGFVAPYGGPMPYMGYGFGPMDMAFGGVFPQDPFGGGPGCMLPYAPPQRDLAELAMGFNAGPPPPAMSREEFEARKANLKRKREMERHRDMELSKDREHGREASSSVDLPKMRSKSESVPPASNTDHPSHRQRSERHSPERHSRNPELPRPSSKRKPEEPRSRDYHDDDHQRHRDHHRSSRQRPSESPPVARPQSSSMADKKNKASVFSRISFPAEDITAPKRRKVSSSSETPSHRQPAASSNGYHEEHHKTVSVSRKSSSHAIAGHHEEQHDSSDEERHFKRRPSRYASSSPPANAMEVEEHHHSRGSRDRNRDRDQVGGYSKHR; the protein is encoded by the exons atggcAGTTCACTATAAATTTAAAAGTGCGAAAGATTATGATTCAGTTGTCATCGATGGCAACTTTATAGCGGTTGGGAACttgaaagaaaaaatatttgaattaaagcaTTTGGGAAGGGGGACTGATTTTGACCTTGTTGTCACCAACGCCCAGACTAACGAAG AGTATCTTGATGAAGGAACGTTAATCCCCAAAAATACTTCAGTTTTAATTCGCCGAGTTCCTGGACGACCTCGGAATCCCATAATTACTGCACCTGTTGCTGAGCAAGAAGA GGCAAAGGTGGAAAATTATTCTGATGATCTTCAAACTGTAAAAAATAACTTTGGTGGAGCAGCTCAATCTTCCATCAAATAT GCTGAAGATTTAGATTGGGATGAGTTTGGAAATGATCTTTATGCTATTCCTGAAACTGTTCCGGCCCAGTTGAACAACACAGTTCAAAATCATCCTCCACCTGTTAGCAAAGAGGATGAGGATAGTAAAATCAAGGCTTTAATTGACACTCCAGCCTTAGATTGGCAGCG TCAACCTGCTGATGGCTTTGGTTCTGGTAGAGGCTTTGGACGGGGCATGGGTGTAAGAATGATGGGCGGACGCGGTTTTG GGCGAGGTGGACTGGAGAAGAAAATACCACCACAAGGCTACATATGTCACAGATGCAAGGTGCCTG GTCATTTTATTCAGCACTGCCCAACAAATGGCGATCCCAATTATGACATAAAAAGGGTCAAGCCTCCGACTGGAATTCCAAAATCCATGTTGATGGCTACTCCAGATGGCTCCTACGCATTACCGAGTGGGGCAGTTGCTGTATTAAAGCCAAATGA GGCTGCTTTTGAGAAACAAATAGAGGGAATGCCTTCCTTACGAACTGTTGGTGATTTTCCACCAGAACTGCACTGCCCTCTTTGTAAAGAAGTGATGAAAGATGCTGTCCTTACGAGCAAATGTTGTTTCAAGAGCTTTTGTGATAAAT GTATAAGGGATCATATCATTTCGAAATCCTCGTGCATCTGTGGGGCCACAAATATTCTTGCTGATGATCTCCTGCCCAACCAGACTCTGAGGGATACGATTAATCGCATTTTGGAATCGAATAATAGCAGTGCTGAAGATGGTGGTCCTGCATTTCAAGTTCAAG ATATGGAGTCACGCAATCCACAAGCTAAGGTTCCTTCCCCCAATCAGTCTGCTGCCTCCAGAGGAGAGCAGGTCCCCGCATCACATCATCAAAAGGAAGAATCCCCAAAGATTGTAGACCTTGTTGTAGAGGACAAAGCTGTCAATACTCCTCCCGCTGTACAGATCCAAGAGAAAGGGAAAAGCCAGAAAGTGCCTGATGTTTCTGAAGCAACACATGATTCAAAAAGTGTTAAAGAAACAACATTACCAGCTAATGCTCAATTGGCTGATGAAGAGGTGCAGCAGAAGCTAGTCTTGGTGGAAGCAG gaaaaaagaagaaaaagaagaaaatccAAATGCCTCCTAGTG CTGCTGAGATGCAATGGAGAACTGCCCAGGACCTTGCACCCGATAATTACATGATGCCTTTGGGCCCATCCACTTTTAATCCTTATTGGAATGGTATTCAACCTGGATTCGATGGCTTTGTGGCCCCATATGGCGGTCCTATGCCTTACATGGGATATGGGTTTGGACCTATGGATATGGCATTTGGAGGTGTCTTTCCCCAGGATCCATTTGGAGGAGGACCAGGTTGTATGTTGCCATATGCCCCTCCTCAAAG GGATCTCGCAGAGCTAGCAATGGGATTTAATGCTGGGCCACCCCCACCTGCCATGAGCAGAGAAGAATTTGAAGCTCGGAAAGCCAATTTGAAGAGGAAACGTGAAATGGAGCGACACAGGGACAT GGAGTTGTCCAAAGATCGGGAACATGGAAGAGAAGCGAGCAGCTCGGTCGATCTTCCTAAGATGAGATCCAAATCT GAATCTGTCCCCCCTGCATCTAACACAGATCATCCTTCCCATCGCCAAAGGTCCGAGAGGCACTCACCTGAGCGTCATTCCCGTAATCCTGAGTTACCTCGTCCATCTTCCAAGAGGAAGCCCGAAGAACCCCGGAGCCGAGATTATCATGATGATGACCATCAACGACACCGTGATCACCACCGCAGCAGTCGCCAGCGCCCATCGGAGTCCCCACCAGTTGCCCGGCCTCAATCCTCCTCAATGGCTGACAAGAAGAACAAGGCTAGTGTCTTCTCTCGCATCAGTTTCCCAGCTGAGGACATCACAGCGCCAAAGAGAAGGAAAGTGTCTTCCTCTTCTGAAACCCCTAGTCACCGCCAGCCCGCCGCCTCTTCAAATGGATACCATGAAGAACATCATAAAACTGTATCCGTGTCAAGGAAAAGTAGCAGTCATGCCATTGCTGGACACCATGAAGAACAGCATGATAGCAGTGATGAAGAAAGGCATTTCAAAAGGCGGCCATCACGGTACGCATCATCGTCCCCGCCTGCTAATGCCATGGAGGTGGAGGAGCACCACCACTCCAGAGGGTCCAGGGATAGGAATCGTGACAGGGATCAGGTTGGAGGTTACAGCAAGCACAGATAG